Genomic segment of Primulina tabacum isolate GXHZ01 chromosome 11, ASM2559414v2, whole genome shotgun sequence:
GCCTCTGGAACGAGAAATTCGAGCCTTGTTTTTATTCTTCAAGTAGGTTACCATGCTAGTATGTTTCTGCGAATGAAGACATTGATAGGTTGTGACATCAGACCGTCAGTGTGGAAATTCGAGACCTCCGAGTTGAAGTAAAAAAGTACAAGAACCTAAAAAACATCATGTACGTGTTGAGTGACTAACATCTAGAAACATCTACGTACTACTCAATACTGTCGGCAAAATAATTAAAGGTGGGGACATACATAATAAATGCATGCAGAGGAGAATTCTTATTTGATTGCCTTTGTTGAAAAAGAAGCAAAACGTGTATGTGCAGCCGAAGGAAATATGAatacgcgtttttaacgcgtattcacacggacagagagctctatttatagagctcccccttcattctgaaatcatcccttcttcgagttttctctcatcttataagcatttgagtgcttacttctataatatttgtgaggtgatttgttctcctgtattaagagagtgtgtgttctctttggaaacacagtgagtgagttgtacaccacaaaatattatagtgaaatttttttcatcttgcccgtggtttttaccctaataatttttaggggttttccacgtaaatctcggtgtccagtttattctttatttttcttgttttattatctcaaattccgcacgtgggaccaacaagtggtatcagagccttggtttaaaattttttaaaattctaagtatgctctgtggttgcagcctagactgatcttccacatcataaaagattttttgagattttttatttaaggcgggattaATTTTATCCagtctactaaattgttgtagacataatggcgggaaggtatgagataacaaagttcaacggaagcaattttatgctgtggaaaataaagatacaagcagttttaagaaaggagaattgcttgacggctattggagatagatcGGTGGAGATTACAAATGATAGAAAGTGGaacgagatgaatgataatgttgttgccaatttacacctggctatagctgacgaagttttgtcaagtatctctgagataaaaacagcaaaagttatctgggatactctgacaaagatgtacgaggtcaagtcgctacacaacatgattttcctaaagagaaggctttatacttttcggatggcggaatcttcattgatgaccGATCATATCAACACACtcaatactctatttgcccaactcacttccatggggcataaaataggggaaaatgaacgtgcggagcttctacttcaaagtctatcagattcatatgatcaacttatcatcaacataaccaacaatattcttatgggctttctaagattcgacgatgtcttaactgcggttctcggagaagaaagccggcgcaagaataaagaagataggttggtaacctCGAAGAAGGCAGAGGcgttaccgatgataagaggaagatttatggaccgtgattCCAGTGGGAGTAAaaggcgaggtagatcaaagtcgagaagtaagaagaaaaatatttactgctttaaatgtggcggtaaagggcacttcaagaaagagtgtacgagtatcgataaaagctCTCAAGGAAAtatggccagtacttcaggcagtggtaaaatattattcagcgaagcagcaactgttgcagaaggcaggcacaaattttgtgatacatggattatggattcaggagcgacgtggcacatgacgtctcggagagaatggtttgatcattatgaaccagtctcaggaagatctgtattcatgggaaatgatcatgccttggaaatcgctggggtcggtactatcaaaattaaaatgtttgatggcaccattcgcaccataacaggaggtacgacatgtgaaaggactgacgaaaaatcttttgtccttggggcaattggatgatatcgggtgcaaaactcggatcgagaacgggatcatgaaaattgtgaagggagcgcttgtggttatgaaggcggaaaaagttgctgcaaatctgtatgtacttttgggataaacacacaaagaggcagaactagctgttgcatcaattggttcaggagaagaattaacagtgttatggcatagaaagctcgggaatatgtcagaacgggggttgaaaattctctcagaacggaagctgctgtcgggacttacaaaagtgtcactacccttttgtgagcactgtgttaccagtaaacaacacagattaaagtttggcacttctactgccaggagcaaaagcatattggagctgattcattcggatgtttggcaagcaccggttgtatccctaggaggagcgagatactttgtctcgttcattgatgatttctctaggagatgttgggtgtatccaatgaagaagaaatcagatgttttccaaatcttcaaagatttcaaagcgcgggttgaacttgattctgaaaagaaaatcaagtgtctgaggactgacaatggaagagaatataccagtgacaagtttgatgcattttgtcaacatgagggcatcaagagaAAGTTCACggcggcttacacacctcaataGAGTGGAGTGGTGGAGCGGATGAACAGGaacttgttggacagaacaagagctatgttgaggactgcgggtctagaaaagtcattttgggcggaagcagtcaaaaccgcttgttatattatcgatcgttctccttcagtgacgattgatctgaagactccgatggagatgtggaccgggaagccgacagattattctcatttgcatacatttggaagtccggtGTACGTTTTGTACAATGAAcaagaaagatcaaagttggattcgaaatccagaaaatgtatcttcttgggttatgctgatggagtaaaagggtttcgcttgtgggatcctactgttcacaagcttgtcatcagcagggatgttatcttcgaggaagataaagtaaagggagacaaaggcacaccgagttcagaaactactatatttcaggtggaaaataagacgaacgaaggtcaagtttcttatgaagcagtaccagagcacgaggAACAAGAACATTTTGAGTTTGAGGTTtctaatgtgaggcagtcaactcgagacagaagaccaccaggttagctttcagattatgtcactgaaagcaacattgcatattgtctattatcagaggatggtgagccatcgagtttccacgaggctactcaaagctcggatgtatctttGTGGATAATAtcaatgcaagaagaattggaggcattagacaggaataaaacttgagatcttgttacactaccacgagggaggaaagccatcGGTAACAGATGtctctataagatcaagcgagatggcaataaccaagtggagcggtatcgtggtagattggtggtaaaagggtatgctcagaaagaaggcattgacttcaatgagatattttctcatgtggttcggtttacaacagtcagagtggtgctggcattgtgtgcggtgtttgacctacatctagaacagctagatgtgaaaacggcatttcttcatggagatcttgaagaagaaatctatatgctccagccagaagattttgcggaaaaaggcaaagagaacttggtttgcaggttgaacaaatctctgtacggtctcaaacaggcgccgagatGTTGGTataagagatttgattcctatatcatgagccttggatacaacagattgAATGCAGACCCTTAtacgtatttcaagaggtctggtgatgattatattattttgctgttgtatgtggacgacatgttggtagcaggccccaacaaagatcatgtccaaggattgaaggcacagttgcctagggaatttgatatgaaggacttgggaccagcaaacaagattctagggatgcaagttcaccaaGATAAAAGTAACAGAcagatttggctttcccagaaaaattattttaagaaaatcttgcaacgcttcaacatgaaagatagtaagccaatttcgacccctcttcctgttaacttcaggTTATCCTCCGaaatgtgtcctagcagtgaagcaaagaggatggagatgtctcgagtaccgtatgcatcagcagtgggaagtttgatgttcgctatGATCTGTAtaagaccggacattgctcaagcagtgggagcagttagtcggtatatggcgaatcctggacgagagcattggagcactgttaagaggatccttagatacattaagggtacctcgaatgctgcattatgttatggaggattggattttacactcaggggttatgtcgattcagattatgcaggtgatcctgataagaggaaatctactactggttatgtgtttacacttgcaggaggagcagtaagctgggtttcaaaagtgcagacagttgtggcgttatctacaaccgaggcagaatacatggcagctactcaagcttgcaaggaggcaatatggactaaaaggttattggaggagattgggcacaaacaagataatgttcctttgttttgtgacagtcagagtgccttgcacatcacaagaaatccagcctttcattccaggacgaaacacattggagtacaatttcactttgtgcgggaagtagtagaagaaggaagcgtggatatgcagaagatccatacgaaggataacatagctgattttctgaccaagccagtgaacactgataagtttgagtggtgtagatcctcaagtggcctagcGGAAACGTAAACAGTAGGgaatggcaagattgaaaggatatgtggagatgtgtttgattctcaatcaaatctccaagtgggagaaatgtcggcaaaaTAATTAAAGGTGGGGACATACATAATAAATGCATGGAGAGGAGAATTCTCATTTGATTGTCTTTGTTGAAAAAGAAGCAAAACGTGTATGTGCAGCCGAAGAAAATATGAatacgcgtttttaacgcgtatTCACACGGACAGGggactctataaatagagctccacccttcattctgaaatcatcccttcttcgagttttctctcatcttataagcatttgagtgcttagttctataatatttgtgaggtgttttgttctcctgtattaagagattgtgtgttctctttggaaacacagtgagtgagttgtacaccacaaaatattatagtggaatttttttcatcttgcccgtggtttttaccctaataatttttagaggtttttcacgtaaatctcggtgtccagtttattctttatttctcttgttttattatctcaaattctgcacgtgggaccaacaaatACATTGGACATAAATTATCATATCAAAGTTATTCATCCAGGTTCGACTCGAGAGTGAACCGGCCTCCCGACCGCAGGAGTTTTGAGGAGTCGTCCCAGTTACCCGAATAGGTAAATGTTTTGTCTCCGAACTCCTGGGAAAATACCAGACATCcacttaattatttatttgctGTGTTTTCATGCTTTTGCCGGCTGAAAGAATTGCCAGAAATTATAGTTTGGACTTGTCACCAATCAGGGGCGTATATCGTCTCTTATTAATTATCATTACACACGGGTCATTACAATTTCAGTAGCATCACCATTCACCAAATATGGCTATGAAGTCAGGAAAAAGTTTACATTTTTTAGTGCATCGATCATGATAAAATATATGTTCATCTACACCTCGTTCTTTCTTCATCATCATTCCCCACTTCCTTACGAAGCGATCTAATATTATAGTTGCCAGGTGCTTGGGGATGCAGCGGGGTTGTATCGCGAACAGTCCGTGGCTCCTGTGAAAGAAATAGttatttttacaataaaaatttacACAAAATAGccaaagatatatatattattaacgTAACCATGTAACAGTTTCATCTAAAAATAATATCTAGCCAGTGCTTAGTGCCTGCAGTATATGAGCAGTGGCTGAAATGTGAGAAACTGCATTGCAGAGGATAGTGCTCACAGCAGAGTAAGGAAATTCATCAGCCTCAAGCATGTGTGCTATTTGCCCCATCTTTGGACGTTTGCCGGCATCCATATCTGTACAGCGAAGGCAAACTAATAGTAATCTCTTCAAAGATCTTGAGGGAGGAGGAACTTTAATCGAAGGGTCTACCAACTCTTCGCCACGACGACTCCCTACCATTCCTTTGAACCATTCTACCAAGTTCATCTGAAATTTAAAGAAAGAGTGTATTAGTGCAATTACCTTGCATTACGTAAGTTTGATGGGTTGGAAAAGTTGGAATGGAAAGAACCTCTCCTGGAGGTCTTGAATAGTCTATTGGACTCCTCCCAGTAATTAATTCCATGAGTAGAACTCCAAAGCTGTATATATCATTCCCCTCGTTGAGCATACCCGTGCTTGCGTAGTCAGGGGAGACATAACTGTGAAAAATAACTGAAAAGTTGATGATGTGCTTTTATTCGATGCAGAAGCACATACTAAATACCAGAGAAGGACGAACCCAAATGTTCCCATCACGCGTGTAGTAACATGGCTTTTCTCAGAACCCAATAGTTTGGCAAGTCCAAAGTCTGATACTTTCGGGTTCCATTTCCTGTCCAAGAGAATGTTGCTGGATTTCACATCACGATGAACAACTTTGGGTTCCAAACCTTCATGTAAGTATGCCAATCTGTGATAGCATTTTCAAATCCATGTATTAGTAGAAATAAGAAGGTAATGATATTGGTAAAGAGCAGGAATGAAACGGCCGTGGACTTGGATAAATTTTGTGATGTCTAGTAGTTGCCAATGGTGGACTCTCTCCGCTACAATTTAGCTTAACTTTCAAAAGTTCTGAAGGAAACAAAGTAATATCCTAAAGATCGTTTCAATAAAATGCAATGATCAATTGTACACTAAAATGGGAAACAGAAACACCTTTTGGTTATACACAAAGAATACTTGCGACAAGAAGTATGATGTCTCACCCTCTTGCCGTCCCTACTGCAATTTTCATCCTGATCTCCCAACCTAAAGGGCTAATTGGCCCGACATCACCATGTAACCAATGATCCAAATTGCCATTCTCGATGTACTCGTAGACAAGGAACCTGGAGAGAGAAAAAGAAATTGTAGTGAGAATTCAAGCAAGCATGTTATACCTACATTGAAACGAGGGCTAGTTAGGTACCTTTGAGCACCTTCTGCACAGTAACCTATCAGACCCACTAGATTCTTGTGTCTTGCTTTGCCTATGACTTCAACTTCCACCTTAAACTCCTTCTCTGCCTGGCCCCTGTTGACAATCAGATCCGACACCATCAAGTTGATATTTTGCCCAGTACAATCAAGACATCAGGTATCATTTTCTAGAGTTCATTTGTCAATCTCTTGAAGAAAACTAAATATCATGGACAACTTTCATTCTCTCATGTCTTCCAGTAAATCAGCTAATTTATCCACATCACGAGGACTTTTCTGTTGAGAGACATAACGACCGTTACCTCGTATTTTACTTTAGACTTGACTGttcaatttcaaatttacaTTTATCGAATTTTGTCACTGTTCAAATACATATCCTCAATGCCGAATGAATGCCACATTATCAGCGACAAATCCTTTTATTAAATCAAAGCGCATTCTGGGGGGAAATGATAACTTGCACTAAAATGGAAGTAACATGCGTTCATTCCCCACCAGAGACTTGTAATAGCAAACAAGTCGTGGTCTAACATTTCAGTGATATAACTTTTTCGTCATGAAATTCTGTAGAACAGTCAGTATCATTTCTGGAGCGACAGAAGCCAATTTCCACCAAAAATCTTACTCAAGAATACCAAATTTtacagtatatatatataaattgggaaATGAAAAATTGGAATATGTTTAGACTTTAAAAGAGCAATATATGTAAAAGGATAAAGTAAAATGAAGATAAAGTAAAAAGAGTGATATTGCAACAGcacaaatattaattattattactcTTATTAAAAGGTAAAATGGTGAGTTAAAGTTTATCCTGCAGGCGATGAAGAAGAACGAGAAGAGAGAAAGAATCAAAAAGTAACCATTTACTTTGTTTTTATTCAATCCCTGGTCAAAAGAGACAAAAGCAAACGATCAAGCACTCAATTCAATAAAATTTAGATCTGAGAAGCTTTGATTCGTTTTAAATCCAATCCAAAAAATCCTCACCAAACACGCATACGTACAATATTACTTCAACTAATTCCACATGCATCAGATGAGCACTTTAAACCAAAATCTCTATCACTAAATTGCCAATTAGAACTTAAACACGAAATCATCTGTGAATTAAACACAAAATCATTTGCGTCTAACAACCAAAATAACCGCATTTAACAGAATGTACTATTTACAACATACACAAGTATTGTAATGCAATTGCTTCGCGTGATAATAATTACTGCCACTGACATGCATCAAGTGTGGAGCGATATTTCTGGCTCCCTTCGGattgaaattttaaactctaaatttttttattatttcaaaattatttcaaaattatacaaaatttacatataaattttttttaaaaaaattaggtcATCCAGGTCAAAGCTCGAGTAAACAACCATGTGGCTCCGCCTCTGCATGCATCACATGGACTACCTTGAGTGAAATTATTATCAGTAATCAAACTTCATATAATTCTAACTTCCTGTTTTTGTACAATTCAAGTAAACAAGAGCTTTGAAAATCATGGAAACAATTCCTCTACGAACTTACTT
This window contains:
- the LOC142519298 gene encoding putative receptor-like serine/threonine-protein kinase At4g34500 encodes the protein MAVPGDSSGDSIFTSETSIFGQKLYVVIITTVVLILVVFLLILLMLRRNRNSRRRCIAVRHSSGLLPLVNKEIREFKESNQGQAIEVGKVFDQGETDKVGRDRDKVLLIEDVVKETEIDSGRIKRSSEGNESSSGDGLGNFGWGRWFSLSELQIATDQFTTKNVIGEGGYGIVYRGVLPDGSLVAVKNLRNNKGQAEKEFKVEVEVIGKARHKNLVGLIGYCAEGAQRFLVYEYIENGNLDHWLHGDVGPISPLGWEIRMKIAVGTARGLAYLHEGLEPKVVHRDVKSSNILLDRKWNPKVSDFGLAKLLGSEKSHVTTRVMGTFGYVSPDYASTGMLNEGNDIYSFGVLLMELITGRSPIDYSRPPGEMNLVEWFKGMVGSRRGEELVDPSIKVPPPSRSLKRLLLVCLRCTDMDAGKRPKMGQIAHMLEADEFPYSAEPRTVRDTTPLHPQAPGNYNIRSLRKEVGNDDEERTRCR